The following proteins are encoded in a genomic region of Synechococcus sp. ROS8604:
- a CDS encoding FkbM family methyltransferase — MHQYWKHRIKRLIKALLPASAKDIEAVGAQLKTIENQLESATRQGKSLERKLDHTTHLLREADDQLKCFQNRLQHLETLAIRNNHRQASYFGANRTASWNLDNLFFIVNVPDCGFPANLIRDSAYEEENYQITQYLWDWERTFLDIGANCGIFAARLGHLTRRIPTQIFAFEPNPEMHELCATNFFNNGLSHCQAIQSAASNTSSPLSLWVNPHHTGGASVTPQSSQSEQQGSELQTRKEVQVNSTTVDSFLQQKKINKPSFAKIDVEHHEGQVLEGMKQTITFMANDNETFGIIFECLDGLVPKPLRAMLDTATEQGYGLFQVISRGRLTRISTENIINFPGYLLLLNKALIAKKLQPLSTTNAFPEFAANQLEIPIAAMITTSISSIHHQSIPAGPSEIRYTAPEDSKIHLIAHGPYCSLHQGNYRIRLELLEAKGITIQLKHDISHNIQTKSNKDGSWSFELDHYTNNLEILLYASGADQGIVKNILIVDETGL; from the coding sequence ATGCATCAATACTGGAAGCATAGAATTAAAAGACTGATCAAAGCATTACTCCCTGCCAGCGCCAAAGACATTGAAGCAGTGGGGGCTCAGCTCAAGACCATCGAAAACCAACTCGAATCAGCAACCCGTCAAGGGAAATCTTTAGAGCGAAAATTAGACCACACAACGCATCTACTGCGTGAAGCAGACGATCAACTGAAATGCTTCCAAAACCGTCTTCAACACCTCGAGACCCTTGCCATACGCAATAACCATCGACAGGCCTCTTATTTCGGTGCTAATCGCACCGCGAGCTGGAATCTTGACAACCTATTCTTCATCGTCAATGTTCCTGATTGCGGCTTTCCCGCCAACCTGATTAGAGATTCAGCCTACGAAGAAGAGAATTATCAAATCACCCAATATCTATGGGATTGGGAACGAACATTTCTAGATATTGGTGCCAATTGCGGAATTTTTGCGGCACGACTTGGTCATCTCACACGGAGGATCCCCACCCAGATCTTCGCTTTTGAGCCCAACCCTGAAATGCATGAACTCTGTGCTACGAATTTTTTCAACAACGGCTTAAGCCATTGCCAAGCGATTCAAAGCGCCGCATCAAATACATCCTCCCCTTTAAGTCTTTGGGTGAACCCTCACCACACCGGAGGCGCCAGCGTCACGCCTCAGTCCAGCCAAAGCGAGCAACAAGGAAGCGAGCTCCAGACAAGAAAGGAAGTACAGGTGAATTCCACAACGGTTGACTCATTCCTACAACAAAAAAAGATTAATAAACCATCCTTCGCGAAGATTGATGTTGAACATCATGAAGGCCAGGTCCTTGAAGGGATGAAGCAAACGATAACCTTTATGGCGAATGACAACGAGACTTTTGGCATCATTTTTGAATGTTTAGATGGCCTTGTACCCAAGCCATTAAGAGCAATGCTGGACACAGCTACCGAGCAAGGCTATGGCTTATTTCAAGTCATCTCGAGAGGACGCCTCACAAGAATCTCCACAGAAAACATTATCAATTTCCCTGGCTATCTGCTACTTCTCAACAAAGCACTGATAGCAAAGAAACTTCAACCACTATCTACCACCAATGCTTTTCCTGAGTTCGCAGCCAACCAACTCGAGATCCCGATCGCAGCGATGATAACGACATCCATCTCTTCCATCCACCACCAATCAATTCCAGCGGGACCATCTGAAATTCGCTACACGGCTCCGGAAGATTCCAAAATTCATCTTATTGCCCATGGCCCTTATTGCAGCCTTCACCAAGGGAACTACCGCATTCGATTAGAGCTACTGGAAGCAAAAGGCATCACAATTCAGCTCAAACACGACATCTCTCACAACATTCAAACCAAATCAAATAAAGATGGTAGCTGGAGCTTCGAATTAGATCACTACACGAACAACTTAGAAATTTTACTTTACGCATCTGGCGCAGACCAGGGCATTGTCAAAAACATATTGATTGTCGACGAGACCGGGCTTTAA